One segment of Enterobacter ludwigii DNA contains the following:
- the mgrA gene encoding L-glyceraldehyde 3-phosphate reductase has product MGYQPDKNRYQTMQYRRCGQSGLMLPAISLGLWHNFGDATLVENSRQLLQRAFDLGITHFDLANNYGPPPGSAERNFGRILQEDFLPWRDELIISTKAGYTMWDGPYGDWGSRKYLVASLDQSLKRMGLEYVDIFYHHRPDPQTPLLETMKALDHVVRQGKALYVGLSNYPAEQARKAIGILNELGTPCLIHQPKYSMFERAPEEGLLDVLQEKGVGCIPFSPLAGGQLTNRYLNGIPADSRAASGSKFLNPDQITEEKLEKVRQLNALAESRGQKLSQMALAWILRHESVTSVLIGASKTAQIDDAVAMLENRHFSAEELAIIDGILNSSK; this is encoded by the coding sequence ATGGGTTACCAGCCGGACAAAAATCGTTATCAGACAATGCAGTATCGCCGCTGCGGGCAAAGCGGACTCATGTTGCCCGCTATCTCACTCGGGTTGTGGCACAATTTTGGCGACGCCACGCTTGTCGAAAACAGCCGTCAACTTTTACAACGCGCGTTCGATCTGGGTATTACGCATTTCGACCTTGCCAATAATTACGGTCCTCCTCCCGGCTCAGCCGAACGTAACTTCGGTCGCATTTTGCAGGAAGATTTCCTGCCATGGCGCGACGAGCTGATCATCTCGACCAAAGCGGGTTATACCATGTGGGATGGCCCCTACGGCGACTGGGGGTCACGCAAATATCTGGTTGCCAGCCTGGATCAAAGCCTGAAGCGTATGGGGCTGGAATATGTGGATATCTTTTATCATCACCGTCCTGACCCACAAACGCCACTGCTGGAAACCATGAAAGCGCTTGACCATGTGGTGCGTCAGGGAAAAGCCCTTTACGTCGGGTTATCAAATTACCCTGCAGAACAGGCCCGCAAGGCTATCGGTATCCTGAATGAACTTGGGACGCCGTGTCTGATCCACCAGCCGAAATATTCGATGTTTGAACGTGCGCCAGAGGAAGGCCTGCTGGACGTGCTGCAGGAAAAAGGCGTCGGCTGCATTCCCTTCTCGCCGCTGGCGGGGGGACAGCTGACTAACCGCTACCTGAACGGTATTCCTGCAGACTCGCGTGCGGCAAGCGGCAGTAAGTTCCTTAATCCCGATCAGATCACCGAAGAGAAGCTGGAGAAGGTTCGTCAACTGAACGCGCTGGCGGAAAGCCGCGGCCAGAAACTATCACAGATGGCGCTGGCGTGGATTTTACGCCACGAGTCGGTAACGTCAGTGCTGATTGGGGCCAGTAAAACCGCCCAGATTGACGATGCCGTGGCAATGCTGGAAAACCGCCATTTCTCGGCGGAAGAACTGGCAATCATTGATGGGATCCTGAACAGCTCAAAATAA
- a CDS encoding DUF2502 domain-containing protein produces MFRSLILAAVLLASAPLIATAGEITLLPSVKLQIGDRDDYGRYWDGGYWRDRDYWNRHYEWRGDRWRRHDNGLHRGWYKNNAYERGYREGWNDRDDRRGGWGHGGRGHGGHGHHH; encoded by the coding sequence ATGTTCAGGTCACTGATTCTTGCAGCGGTATTACTGGCTTCGGCCCCGCTGATCGCCACTGCGGGCGAAATCACCCTGTTGCCATCAGTTAAATTACAAATTGGCGATCGTGACGACTACGGCAGATACTGGGACGGTGGCTACTGGCGCGACCGTGATTACTGGAACCGTCACTATGAGTGGCGCGGCGACCGCTGGCGCAGACATGATAATGGCCTGCATCGCGGCTGGTACAAAAACAACGCCTATGAGCGTGGTTACCGTGAAGGCTGGAACGATCGTGACGACCGCCGCGGTGGCTGGGGTCACGGTGGCAGAGGACACGGTGGTCACGGCCATCATCACTAA
- a CDS encoding Nramp family divalent metal transporter: MTNSRVEGSSGRAARKLRFALMGPAFIAAIGYIDPGNFATNIQAGASFGYKLLWVVVWANLMAMLIQMLSAKLGIATGKNLAEQIRDHYPRPAVWLYWVQAEIIAMATDLAEFIGAAIGFKLILGVSLLQGAVLTGIATFLILMLQRRGQKPLEKVIGGLLLFVAAAYIVELIFSQPNLAQLSKGMIIPSLPTSEAVFLAAGVLGATIMPHVIYLHSSLTQHLHGGTRKERYSATKWDVAIAMTIAGFVNLAMMATAAAAFHFNGHTGIADLDQAYLTLEPLLSHAAATIFGLSLVAAGLSSTVVGTLAGQVVMQGFVRFHIPLWVRRSVTMLPSFVVILMGLDPTRILVMSQVLLSFGIALALVPLLIFTSDKSLMGELVNSTLVKRTGWVIVAVVVSLNLWLLVGTALGL; this comes from the coding sequence ATGACAAACAGTCGCGTAGAGGGTAGCAGTGGCAGAGCAGCGCGCAAGTTGCGGTTCGCGTTAATGGGACCTGCGTTCATAGCTGCCATCGGCTATATCGATCCAGGTAACTTTGCGACCAATATTCAGGCCGGGGCCAGCTTCGGCTATAAGCTGCTCTGGGTGGTCGTGTGGGCTAACCTGATGGCCATGTTGATCCAGATGCTGTCCGCGAAGCTGGGGATTGCCACGGGCAAAAACCTGGCTGAACAAATTCGCGATCATTATCCGCGTCCGGCGGTATGGCTTTACTGGGTTCAGGCGGAAATTATCGCCATGGCAACCGACCTCGCCGAATTCATCGGGGCCGCGATTGGTTTTAAATTGATCCTCGGCGTCTCGCTGCTTCAGGGCGCGGTGCTCACCGGGATTGCCACTTTCCTGATCCTGATGCTGCAGCGTCGCGGTCAAAAACCGCTGGAAAAAGTTATCGGTGGGCTGCTGCTGTTTGTGGCGGCGGCCTATATCGTCGAGCTGATTTTCTCTCAGCCGAATCTGGCACAGCTCAGCAAAGGGATGATTATCCCGAGCCTGCCAACCTCTGAAGCGGTATTCCTGGCCGCCGGTGTGCTGGGCGCAACCATCATGCCGCATGTCATTTACCTGCATTCCTCGCTGACTCAGCACCTGCACGGCGGGACGCGCAAAGAGCGTTACTCTGCGACGAAATGGGATGTGGCGATCGCCATGACCATTGCCGGTTTTGTGAACCTGGCGATGATGGCGACCGCTGCCGCCGCTTTCCATTTTAACGGTCACACCGGTATTGCCGATCTCGACCAGGCATACCTTACGCTGGAGCCGTTACTGAGCCACGCTGCTGCCACGATATTCGGGCTGAGCCTGGTGGCGGCCGGTCTCTCGTCAACGGTTGTGGGGACGCTGGCAGGGCAGGTGGTGATGCAGGGCTTTGTCCGTTTCCACATTCCGCTTTGGGTTCGTCGCTCCGTGACCATGCTGCCCTCCTTTGTTGTGATTCTGATGGGGCTGGATCCCACGAGAATTCTGGTCATGAGCCAGGTACTGCTGAGTTTTGGTATCGCGCTTGCACTGGTGCCGCTGCTGATCTTTACCAGTGACAAAAGCCTGATGGGCGAACTGGTGAACAGCACGCTGGTGAAACGAACCGGTTGGGTCATTGTGGCGGTAGTGGTGTCGTTGAACCTGTGGCTCCTGGTCGGCACTGCTCTGGGGTTATAG
- a CDS encoding NupC/NupG family nucleoside CNT transporter, whose amino-acid sequence MDRVLHFVLALVVVTALALLVSHDRKKIRIRFVVQLLVIEVLLAWFFLNSNVGLGFVKGFSEMFEKLLGFANEGTNFVFGKMNDEGLAFFFLKVLCPIVFISALIGILQHIRVLPVVIRAIGTVLSKVNGMGKLESFNAVSSLILGQSENFIAYKDILGKMSRNRMYTMAATAMSTVSMSIVGAYMTMLEPKYVVAALVLNMFSTFIVLSLINPYRVDEGEENLQMANLHEGQSFFEMLGEYILAGFKVAIIVAAMLIGFIALISALNALFAAVLGISFQGILGYIFYPVAWVMGVPAHEALQVGSIMATKLVSNEFVAMMDLQKIASTLSPRAEGILSVFLVSFANFSSIGIIAGAIKGLNEEQGNVVSRFGLKLVYGSTLVSVLSASIAALVL is encoded by the coding sequence ATGGACCGCGTCCTTCATTTTGTCCTGGCACTCGTTGTCGTTACTGCGCTTGCGTTACTGGTCAGCCATGACCGTAAAAAAATCCGCATCCGCTTTGTTGTTCAGCTTCTCGTTATTGAAGTTTTGCTCGCGTGGTTCTTCCTGAACTCCAACGTGGGGCTTGGCTTCGTAAAAGGCTTCTCCGAAATGTTCGAAAAACTGCTCGGATTCGCCAACGAAGGGACGAACTTTGTCTTCGGTAAAATGAACGACGAAGGTCTGGCGTTCTTCTTCCTGAAGGTACTGTGCCCTATCGTCTTCATCTCTGCGCTGATCGGTATTCTGCAACACATTCGTGTTCTGCCCGTCGTTATCCGCGCCATTGGTACCGTACTCTCTAAAGTTAACGGCATGGGTAAACTGGAATCGTTCAACGCCGTCAGCTCCCTGATCCTGGGTCAGTCTGAGAACTTCATCGCCTATAAAGACATCCTCGGTAAGATGTCCCGCAACCGCATGTACACCATGGCAGCCACCGCAATGTCTACCGTCTCCATGTCTATCGTGGGTGCGTATATGACGATGCTGGAACCTAAATACGTGGTTGCCGCGCTGGTCTTGAACATGTTCAGTACCTTTATCGTTCTCTCTCTGATCAACCCGTACCGTGTTGACGAAGGCGAAGAGAACCTGCAGATGGCAAATCTGCATGAAGGTCAGAGCTTCTTCGAAATGCTGGGTGAGTACATTCTGGCTGGTTTCAAAGTGGCGATTATCGTTGCGGCGATGCTGATCGGCTTTATTGCCCTGATTTCTGCTCTGAACGCCCTGTTCGCAGCGGTTCTGGGTATCTCCTTCCAGGGCATTCTGGGCTACATCTTCTACCCGGTTGCCTGGGTGATGGGTGTTCCTGCACATGAAGCGCTGCAGGTAGGCAGTATCATGGCGACTAAACTGGTCTCTAACGAATTCGTTGCAATGATGGATCTGCAGAAAATTGCCAGCACGCTCTCTCCACGCGCGGAAGGCATCCTGTCCGTGTTCCTGGTCTCCTTCGCTAACTTCTCTTCCATCGGTATTATCGCCGGTGCGATTAAAGGTCTGAATGAAGAACAGGGTAACGTGGTTTCTCGCTTCGGTCTGAAGCTGGTTTACGGTTCTACGCTGGTGAGCGTACTGTCTGCCTCTATTGCGGCACTGGTACTGTAA
- a CDS encoding EAL domain-containing protein, whose protein sequence is MNRKTYNNVKIFITALALCLVAVPFSRYISPRAVINGHDVYLAWLPLSVMLAVILVFGRRAVIPVLLSFTITNIFSIDLAPLQYSVLLFCQTFSVFAGCGILRIILGKRWRYCVPNKHIGLRIFWLGFMVPIGIKVSMYLAGYLFHFPVTISTFFGEGTAIYNVVDIQSLICAALIFTMMFYYPLRMIINPRYAITFWRRSVKPVFFQKKSLYILVWLMLLIVILAILCAPFESPIIAGYLMPVIFILFTLGISRLSYALISLFWAASALLLLTYNYNFLNGVESGHSLSFILSVLISFAICLLYMSRIYQRSEWLKQDWQDRALTDPLTGLPNIRALEDFLQDHPDAKVCCLRMDNLEFLSRHYGILMRVHCKRMVTTSLQPFLQKDERLFQLPGSELVLVLLGPGTAERLQHMVDQLNSRKIVWNNTGLDIEFGASWGMVENGEKLHHTLGQLSWLAEQSCGAHNVLALTNSLEVASGQTTERVLMLARIKHALDAGQFHLYAQPIQKADGSGYYEILTRMESEGEIITPDRFIPLIAQFNLSHRFDMCVMEKLLVWLRDHPATHAGVRFSVNLMPLTLMQKEVAIEICSLFERYGVAPQAVVIEITEEQAFSNSGSSIKNIQQLRDCGFRIAIDDFGTGYANYERLRRLQADIIKIDGCFVKDICTDDMDAMIVQSICNLAKTKSLSVVAEYVETPEQREKLLHFGVDYLQGYLIGKPKPLNELRA, encoded by the coding sequence ATGAATAGAAAAACTTACAATAATGTAAAGATATTTATAACTGCCCTGGCGCTTTGCCTGGTTGCGGTGCCATTCTCCCGTTATATCTCTCCGCGCGCTGTTATTAATGGTCATGACGTATATTTAGCATGGCTGCCTTTAAGCGTAATGCTGGCGGTTATTCTGGTATTTGGGCGTCGGGCGGTTATTCCTGTTCTGTTAAGTTTTACTATCACTAATATATTCAGCATTGATTTAGCACCGCTACAATATTCAGTTTTATTGTTCTGTCAGACGTTCTCGGTGTTTGCGGGGTGCGGCATCCTCAGGATCATACTGGGCAAGCGCTGGCGCTACTGCGTGCCGAACAAGCATATTGGGTTACGGATATTTTGGCTCGGCTTTATGGTACCGATAGGCATAAAAGTGTCGATGTACTTGGCAGGTTATTTGTTCCATTTCCCGGTTACTATCTCAACCTTCTTCGGTGAAGGTACCGCAATTTATAACGTAGTCGATATACAAAGTCTGATCTGCGCGGCGTTGATATTTACCATGATGTTCTATTACCCGTTAAGAATGATAATTAATCCACGTTATGCCATCACCTTCTGGCGACGCAGTGTGAAGCCCGTGTTTTTTCAAAAGAAATCGCTATATATATTAGTCTGGCTGATGCTTTTAATCGTCATCCTCGCAATTTTATGTGCTCCTTTTGAGTCACCTATTATTGCGGGCTATTTAATGCCAGTGATTTTTATTCTCTTTACGTTAGGGATCAGTCGCCTGAGCTACGCGCTCATTTCTCTTTTCTGGGCGGCATCCGCACTTCTGCTGTTGACCTATAACTATAATTTCCTCAATGGCGTGGAGTCAGGCCATTCGCTCTCCTTTATTTTGTCTGTCCTTATCTCTTTCGCCATCTGTTTGCTCTACATGTCGCGGATTTATCAGCGCAGCGAGTGGCTGAAGCAGGACTGGCAGGACAGGGCGCTAACCGATCCGCTGACCGGTTTACCGAACATTCGTGCACTGGAAGATTTTTTGCAGGACCACCCTGATGCCAAAGTGTGCTGTCTGCGAATGGACAACCTCGAGTTCTTGAGTCGTCACTACGGCATTCTTATGCGGGTACATTGCAAACGGATGGTGACCACCTCGCTGCAGCCATTTTTGCAAAAAGATGAGCGGCTTTTCCAGCTCCCGGGCAGCGAACTGGTGCTGGTATTGCTGGGGCCGGGAACCGCTGAGCGCCTGCAGCATATGGTCGATCAGCTGAACAGCCGTAAGATTGTCTGGAACAACACCGGGCTGGATATTGAATTTGGCGCTTCCTGGGGAATGGTTGAGAACGGTGAGAAGTTACACCATACGCTGGGGCAGCTCAGCTGGCTGGCTGAGCAATCTTGCGGAGCGCATAATGTACTGGCGCTCACCAATAGCCTCGAGGTGGCATCAGGACAAACAACCGAGCGGGTTTTGATGTTAGCGCGCATCAAACATGCTCTGGATGCCGGACAGTTTCATTTATACGCCCAGCCAATCCAGAAGGCAGATGGTAGCGGGTATTACGAAATACTGACGCGCATGGAAAGCGAGGGCGAGATCATCACCCCAGACCGCTTTATACCCCTGATAGCCCAGTTTAACCTGAGCCACCGCTTCGACATGTGCGTGATGGAAAAATTACTGGTGTGGCTGCGCGATCATCCAGCGACGCATGCCGGAGTGCGTTTTTCTGTCAATCTGATGCCCCTGACGTTGATGCAAAAAGAGGTGGCCATCGAGATTTGCTCGCTCTTTGAACGCTATGGGGTTGCACCACAGGCGGTGGTGATTGAGATCACCGAAGAGCAGGCTTTCTCTAATTCGGGCAGCAGTATCAAAAACATTCAGCAGTTGCGGGATTGCGGTTTCCGGATCGCGATTGATGATTTCGGCACCGGATATGCCAACTACGAACGTCTCAGACGTCTGCAGGCGGACATCATCAAAATTGACGGGTGCTTTGTTAAAGATATCTGTACCGACGATATGGATGCGATGATCGTGCAGTCGATTTGCAACCTGGCGAAGACGAAATCACTGAGTGTGGTGGCCGAATATGTTGAAACGCCGGAACAGCGGGAGAAGCTGCTTCACTTCGGGGTCGACTATCTGCAGGGTTACCTGATTGGCAAACCCAAACCGCTTAATGAATTACGGGCATAA
- a CDS encoding YfeC-like transcriptional regulator — translation MIKERMTPEELALLTGYSRQTINKWVRKEGWITSPKPGVQGGKARLVHVNEKVREFIRSARRASETSEIPESASHDGSLHSLLLTLANEMTPEEQRQMTSLLLREGITGLLQRLGIRDQN, via the coding sequence ATGATCAAGGAACGAATGACGCCAGAAGAGTTAGCCCTGCTCACTGGCTATAGCCGCCAGACCATCAATAAATGGGTACGCAAAGAGGGTTGGATTACATCGCCAAAACCAGGAGTCCAGGGCGGCAAAGCGCGTCTGGTGCACGTTAATGAAAAAGTGCGTGAGTTTATCCGCAGCGCGCGCCGGGCAAGTGAAACGTCTGAGATACCAGAAAGTGCCAGCCATGATGGCTCGCTTCACTCCCTGCTCCTGACGCTGGCAAATGAAATGACGCCGGAAGAGCAAAGGCAGATGACATCACTGTTACTGCGGGAAGGGATTACCGGATTGTTGCAACGTTTAGGGATACGCGACCAGAACTGA
- a CDS encoding YfeC-like transcriptional regulator → MKRFRSKMTTEELAENLGVARQTVNRWIRQQGWKTEGVNGVKGGRARLIHIDARVKEHIMSLPAVRNRQAVYHLAEVTSLYSDPSSTLRPGIIETLENMTHLEQERLDALLKREGIRGFLARLGIAEFNA, encoded by the coding sequence ATGAAAAGATTCCGTAGCAAAATGACCACCGAAGAGCTGGCAGAAAATTTGGGTGTTGCACGGCAAACGGTGAACCGCTGGATACGCCAGCAGGGATGGAAAACCGAGGGCGTCAATGGGGTGAAAGGCGGACGTGCACGGCTGATTCACATTGATGCCCGCGTGAAGGAGCACATCATGAGCCTCCCGGCTGTCCGTAACCGTCAGGCGGTGTACCATCTGGCGGAGGTGACATCATTGTACAGTGACCCCTCCTCTACTTTGCGTCCTGGGATCATCGAGACGCTGGAGAATATGACGCACCTTGAGCAGGAGCGTCTGGATGCCTTACTGAAGCGTGAAGGGATACGCGGCTTTCTTGCACGTCTCGGCATTGCTGAATTTAATGCATAA
- the gltX gene encoding glutamate--tRNA ligase: MKIKTRFAPSPTGYLHVGGARTALYSWLFARHNKGEFVLRIEDTDLERSTPEAIEAIMDGMNWLNLEWDEGPYFQTKRFDRYNAVIDEMLVAGTAYKCYCSKERLDALREDQMAKGEKPRYDGRCRHDHSEHAADEPCVVRFANPQDGSVIFDDQIRGPIEFSNQELDDLIIRRTDGSPTYNFCVVVDDWDMEITHVIRGEDHINNTPRQINILKALNAPVPVYAHVSMINGDDGKKLSKRHGAVSVMQYRDDGYLPEALLNYLVRLGWSSGDQEIFSREEMINLFSLGAVSKSASAFNTDKLLWLNHHYINTMQPEYVATYLQWHIEQANIDTRTGPELAELVKLLGERCKTLKEIAESCRYFYEEFDEFDADAAKKHLRPVARQPLELVRDKLAAMTDWTAENVHHAIQATADELEVGMGKVGMPLRVAVTGAGQSPALDVTVHAIGKSRSVARINKALDFITERENQQ, from the coding sequence ATGAAAATCAAAACTCGCTTCGCGCCGAGCCCGACAGGCTATCTGCACGTCGGTGGTGCACGTACCGCTCTCTATTCCTGGCTTTTTGCACGCCACAACAAAGGTGAGTTCGTACTGCGTATTGAAGACACCGATCTCGAGCGCTCCACGCCGGAAGCAATTGAAGCCATTATGGATGGTATGAACTGGCTGAATCTGGAGTGGGACGAAGGCCCGTATTTCCAGACCAAACGTTTTGACCGCTACAACGCCGTGATTGATGAGATGCTGGTCGCGGGTACAGCGTATAAATGCTATTGCTCCAAAGAACGCCTTGATGCGCTGCGTGAAGATCAGATGGCGAAGGGTGAAAAACCGCGTTATGACGGCCGCTGCCGCCATGACCATAGCGAGCATGCTGCTGATGAACCGTGCGTGGTGCGTTTTGCTAACCCGCAGGACGGCTCGGTAATTTTTGACGACCAGATCCGTGGCCCGATCGAATTCAGCAACCAGGAGCTGGACGATCTGATCATCCGCCGCACCGACGGTTCCCCAACCTATAACTTCTGCGTTGTGGTTGACGACTGGGATATGGAAATCACGCATGTTATCCGTGGCGAAGACCATATCAACAACACCCCACGTCAAATCAACATCCTGAAAGCGCTGAACGCCCCTGTTCCGGTCTATGCGCACGTGTCCATGATCAATGGCGACGACGGCAAAAAACTGTCTAAACGCCACGGTGCAGTCAGCGTCATGCAGTATCGCGACGACGGCTATCTGCCGGAAGCGCTTCTGAACTATCTGGTGCGTCTGGGCTGGTCGAGCGGCGATCAGGAGATCTTTAGCCGTGAAGAGATGATCAATCTGTTCTCTCTGGGCGCGGTAAGTAAATCTGCGAGCGCGTTTAACACTGATAAGCTGCTCTGGCTGAACCACCACTACATCAATACCATGCAGCCGGAATATGTGGCGACATACCTGCAGTGGCACATCGAGCAGGCAAATATTGATACTCGTACTGGCCCTGAACTGGCGGAACTGGTGAAACTGCTCGGCGAGCGTTGCAAAACGCTGAAAGAGATCGCTGAAAGCTGCCGCTACTTCTATGAAGAGTTTGACGAGTTCGACGCGGACGCGGCGAAGAAGCACCTGCGTCCGGTTGCGCGTCAGCCACTCGAACTGGTGCGTGACAAACTGGCGGCGATGACTGACTGGACTGCCGAGAATGTGCATCATGCCATTCAGGCGACGGCAGATGAGCTGGAAGTTGGTATGGGCAAAGTGGGTATGCCACTGCGTGTGGCAGTAACCGGTGCGGGTCAGTCTCCGGCACTCGATGTTACCGTTCATGCCATTGGTAAATCACGCAGCGTAGCGCGCATTAACAAGGCGCTGGATTTTATTACTGAGCGCGAAAACCAGCAGTAA
- a CDS encoding LysR family transcriptional regulator, with translation MERVYRTDLKLLRYFLAVAEELHFGRAAARLNMSQPPLSLHIKELESQLGTLLFIRHSRSVALTHAGKVLMEESRRLLASANQVLARVEQIGRGEAGRIALGIVGTAMWSEVRTVMRTFLKEHPNVDVVFREKSPVMQMALLERRELDVGIWRMATEPTAGFTSIRLRDAAFLVALPEDHRLVGESAIALTELQNEYFVTMPSAHSDWSFLQRVCQQAGFSPMIVREADEPQTVLAMISMGMGITLAADSYAQMQWPGVVFRPLQVRIPADLYVVYDEKQATPAIKSLIATLTEE, from the coding sequence ATGGAACGCGTCTACCGAACCGACCTTAAGCTGCTCCGCTATTTTCTGGCCGTCGCTGAGGAACTTCATTTTGGACGGGCTGCGGCCCGTCTCAATATGTCGCAGCCGCCGTTGAGCCTGCATATAAAAGAGCTGGAAAGTCAGCTCGGTACCTTACTGTTTATTCGCCACTCACGAAGCGTCGCCTTGACCCATGCGGGTAAAGTATTGATGGAAGAGTCCCGTCGACTGCTTGCCAGCGCAAACCAGGTACTGGCGCGGGTCGAACAAATTGGACGGGGTGAGGCGGGGCGGATTGCGCTGGGCATTGTCGGTACCGCCATGTGGAGCGAAGTGCGCACGGTCATGCGCACATTTTTGAAAGAGCATCCGAACGTTGATGTCGTCTTTCGCGAAAAGTCGCCGGTAATGCAAATGGCGCTGCTGGAGCGTCGGGAGCTGGATGTCGGGATCTGGCGAATGGCAACCGAGCCCACTGCAGGATTTACCAGTATCCGCTTACGGGATGCGGCATTTCTGGTTGCGCTGCCGGAGGATCACCGGCTGGTGGGGGAAAGCGCAATTGCGCTCACCGAACTGCAGAATGAGTACTTTGTCACTATGCCGTCTGCGCATTCTGACTGGTCGTTCTTACAGCGAGTGTGTCAGCAGGCCGGTTTTTCACCGATGATAGTGCGTGAAGCCGATGAACCACAGACGGTGCTGGCAATGATCAGCATGGGAATGGGGATTACGTTAGCTGCTGACAGCTATGCGCAAATGCAGTGGCCCGGTGTGGTATTTCGTCCATTACAGGTACGTATACCGGCAGATTTGTATGTGGTGTATGACGAGAAGCAGGCGACACCGGCGATTAAGTCGTTGATAGCAACGTTGACGGAAGAGTGA
- a CDS encoding nucleoside permease has translation MNITTRLKMMSFMQYFIWGSWLVTLGAYMINTLGFSGSDVGMVYSSKGLAAIVMPSLVGIIADKWLRADRAYVICHLVCAVALCYAAQVNEPGLMFWVMLVNAMAFMPTIALSNTISYSCLEQAGLDTVTHFPTVRVYGTVGFIVAMWAISLMGAELTNIQLYIAAAASLVLALYSLTLPAIPVAKNKTSSSLTSKLGLNAFVLFKQPRMAVFFLFAMLLGAVLQITNTFGSPFLHDFARNPAYAESFIVKYPSILLSVSQMSEVLFILTIPFFLRRFGIKTVMLMSMVAWMLRFGLFAYGDPSATGVGLLMLSMLVYGCAFDFFNISGSVFVEQEVSADIRASAQGLFMTTVNGIGAYFGSVLSGAAVDYFSVDGVKDWQTIWLVFAAYALVLAVVFYFSFNYRHTSKNSELCTVAH, from the coding sequence ATGAACATCACGACGCGCTTAAAGATGATGTCCTTTATGCAATATTTTATCTGGGGAAGCTGGCTCGTTACTCTCGGCGCTTACATGATTAACACCCTGGGTTTTTCCGGCTCGGACGTGGGTATGGTCTACAGCTCGAAGGGGCTTGCCGCGATCGTCATGCCCTCGCTGGTGGGCATTATTGCCGATAAGTGGCTGCGGGCAGATCGTGCATATGTGATTTGCCATCTCGTCTGTGCCGTTGCGCTTTGCTATGCCGCGCAGGTCAATGAACCGGGGCTGATGTTCTGGGTCATGCTGGTTAATGCCATGGCCTTTATGCCAACCATTGCGCTTTCGAATACCATTTCCTACTCCTGTCTTGAGCAGGCAGGGCTGGACACGGTGACCCATTTTCCAACGGTGCGGGTCTATGGCACGGTAGGCTTCATTGTGGCGATGTGGGCCATAAGCCTGATGGGTGCAGAGTTAACCAACATTCAACTCTACATTGCTGCTGCCGCGTCGCTGGTACTAGCGCTCTATTCACTGACGTTACCGGCCATTCCGGTGGCGAAGAATAAAACCTCATCGTCGCTGACAAGCAAACTTGGCCTGAATGCGTTCGTCCTGTTTAAACAGCCCCGAATGGCGGTGTTCTTTTTGTTTGCGATGCTGCTGGGCGCCGTGCTGCAAATCACCAATACTTTCGGTAGCCCCTTTCTGCATGATTTTGCGCGTAATCCGGCGTATGCGGAAAGCTTTATCGTGAAATATCCTTCTATTTTGCTCTCCGTCTCGCAGATGTCAGAGGTGCTGTTCATCCTGACCATTCCTTTCTTCCTCCGACGTTTTGGCATAAAAACCGTGATGCTGATGAGCATGGTGGCCTGGATGCTGCGTTTTGGACTCTTTGCGTATGGCGATCCTTCCGCGACAGGCGTCGGGCTGTTGATGCTGTCAATGCTGGTCTACGGTTGCGCGTTCGACTTCTTCAACATCTCCGGTTCGGTGTTTGTCGAACAGGAGGTAAGCGCTGATATCCGCGCCAGCGCGCAAGGGCTGTTTATGACGACCGTTAACGGTATCGGTGCTTATTTCGGATCGGTATTGAGCGGCGCGGCGGTAGATTATTTCTCCGTGGATGGGGTGAAAGACTGGCAGACCATCTGGCTGGTATTTGCGGCGTATGCGTTGGTGCTCGCCGTGGTGTTTTATTTCAGCTTTAACTATCGCCACACCAGTAAAAACAGCGAGTTGTGCACAGTTGCGCATTAA